The following are encoded in a window of Mycobacteroides chelonae CCUG 47445 genomic DNA:
- a CDS encoding 8-oxoguanine deaminase: protein MSPITLIENVFVATVDRDGRELDSATVVIEGNLIAAILHAGQQNPWQALPGIERVDGRGCLLTPGLVNTHHHLYQWITRGLAADHTLFQWLSALYPVWAGIDADGLHVAAQGALSWLALSGCTTTTDHHYVFPSGAGDLLEAEIEAAREVGLRFDPTRGSMDLGQSAGGLPPDDLVESIDTALEASAAAVERWHDPAPGSMVRIGLAPCSPFSVTAELLRQTAVLAREHGVRMHTHLAETQDETDYCAERFGCSPLDYMDELGWLGPDVWFAHGIHLDDAAIARLAGTGTGIAHCPTSNGRLGAGIARTRELLAAGVPVGLGVDGAASNESGRLLEEAHQALLFARAVGGPTALSTRTALELATLGGARLLGRADEIGSIEVGKYADLVLWDLRTLGHSGIDDPVAALVLGEVPPVKCSWVGGQPVVRDGQMLTVDTDRIAAAVQAAHHGLMGRVR, encoded by the coding sequence ATGAGTCCAATTACGTTGATCGAGAACGTTTTCGTGGCCACCGTGGATCGCGACGGTCGTGAGCTCGACAGTGCGACCGTGGTCATCGAGGGCAACCTGATCGCCGCGATACTGCACGCCGGTCAGCAGAACCCGTGGCAGGCACTGCCCGGCATCGAACGTGTGGATGGCCGTGGCTGTCTGCTCACACCCGGGCTGGTCAACACACACCACCACCTCTATCAGTGGATCACCCGCGGGCTTGCCGCCGATCACACTCTCTTCCAATGGCTCAGCGCCCTCTATCCGGTGTGGGCGGGTATCGACGCCGATGGTCTGCATGTGGCGGCGCAGGGTGCGTTGAGCTGGCTGGCGTTGTCAGGATGCACCACCACCACCGATCACCACTACGTGTTTCCCTCGGGCGCAGGCGATCTGCTGGAAGCCGAGATCGAGGCGGCGCGGGAGGTCGGCCTGCGGTTCGACCCGACCCGCGGGTCGATGGACCTGGGGCAGTCGGCCGGCGGCCTGCCGCCCGACGACCTGGTGGAGTCGATCGACACCGCCCTGGAGGCCAGCGCCGCGGCCGTCGAGCGCTGGCATGACCCCGCACCCGGATCGATGGTGCGCATCGGGCTGGCCCCCTGCTCGCCGTTCTCGGTGACAGCCGAGCTGTTGCGGCAGACGGCGGTGTTGGCCCGCGAGCACGGTGTCCGGATGCACACCCATCTGGCCGAGACCCAGGATGAAACCGACTACTGTGCCGAGCGGTTTGGCTGCAGCCCCTTGGACTACATGGACGAGCTGGGCTGGCTGGGGCCCGATGTGTGGTTCGCGCACGGTATTCACCTCGACGATGCGGCCATCGCCCGGCTGGCAGGCACGGGGACCGGTATCGCGCATTGCCCGACGTCCAACGGGCGCCTGGGTGCCGGTATCGCCCGTACCCGGGAGCTGCTGGCGGCCGGGGTACCGGTGGGTCTGGGTGTGGACGGCGCTGCTTCCAATGAGTCGGGGCGGCTGCTGGAGGAGGCGCACCAGGCGCTGCTGTTCGCCCGCGCGGTCGGAGGGCCTACGGCACTGAGCACACGTACCGCGCTGGAGCTGGCGACGTTAGGCGGAGCCCGCCTCCTTGGCCGTGCCGACGAGATCGGTTCTATCGAGGTCGGTAAGTACGCCGACCTGGTGCTGTGGGACCTGCGCACGCTGGGACACAGCGGCATCGATGATCCGGTGGCCGCATTGGTGCTGGGTGAGGTACCACCGGTGAAATGCTCGTGGGTGGGCGGCCAACCCGTCGTCAGGGACGGGCAGATGCTGACGGTGGACACCGATCGGATCGCGGCCGCGGTGCAGGCGGCGCATCATGGATTGATGGGCAGGGTGCGCTGA
- a CDS encoding amidohydrolase family protein, with protein sequence MDPIAATVYRGHIFHIAGSPGVADAAAHLQSIPDGVLAVSSDGVIAYCGTYTELPQAYSAWPVRDHRPGFLLPGFVDTHMHFPQTYCTDSYGGGQLLEWLQRCIFPAEARLADPVLAQHTAETFCRRRIAVGTTAAMVMGSAFPDAQAALFTATRTAGLRMVSGRGVQTTGPDSAAPLLTTTERAIQLCADEIERWHGSPLTDVALVPRFSLSVTPDTLAALGELYDGVRGSGVYFHSHLNENARPGTGEVDVTLSTFGVSSYLDTYDGHFLPGSRKGGSTLLGRRSILAHAVHCQDAELARMAETGSSIAHCPTSQLFLGSGTMPWRRTVESGVTIALGTDVGGGDEWLMTRVLNDCFKVHMSEPASAAVSLHPAELLFTATLAGARALDREETFGNLDEGKDADFLIIDPHRWEPLADTLFRGVRSDDEQLATEQLLFRLLMGLREPAISSVRVRGRDITGYLDRDC encoded by the coding sequence ATGGACCCGATTGCCGCCACCGTCTACCGCGGGCATATCTTCCACATCGCGGGCTCCCCCGGTGTCGCCGATGCCGCCGCGCACCTGCAGTCGATCCCCGATGGCGTGCTGGCGGTCAGCTCCGACGGTGTGATCGCGTACTGCGGCACCTATACCGAACTGCCGCAGGCATATTCCGCGTGGCCGGTGCGCGATCATCGCCCCGGTTTCCTGCTCCCGGGCTTCGTCGACACCCACATGCACTTCCCGCAGACCTACTGCACCGATTCTTATGGCGGCGGCCAACTGCTGGAGTGGCTGCAGCGCTGCATCTTTCCGGCAGAGGCCCGTTTGGCCGATCCGGTGCTCGCCCAGCACACCGCCGAAACCTTTTGCCGGCGCCGCATCGCCGTCGGTACCACGGCCGCGATGGTGATGGGCTCGGCATTCCCCGACGCGCAGGCCGCCTTGTTCACGGCGACACGCACCGCGGGCCTGCGGATGGTCAGCGGACGCGGCGTGCAGACCACCGGGCCCGACAGTGCCGCGCCGCTGCTCACCACCACCGAGCGCGCAATCCAGCTCTGTGCCGACGAAATCGAGCGCTGGCATGGCAGCCCGCTCACCGACGTGGCGCTGGTGCCCCGGTTCTCGCTGTCTGTCACGCCCGATACCCTCGCCGCGCTTGGCGAGCTGTACGACGGGGTGCGCGGCAGCGGTGTCTACTTCCATTCGCACCTCAACGAGAACGCCCGGCCCGGCACCGGTGAGGTGGACGTCACTCTCTCCACGTTCGGGGTGAGCAGCTATCTGGATACCTATGACGGTCATTTCCTGCCCGGCTCTCGCAAGGGCGGCTCAACCCTGTTGGGCCGCAGGAGCATCCTGGCGCACGCCGTGCATTGCCAGGATGCCGAACTGGCACGCATGGCCGAAACCGGCTCCTCCATAGCGCATTGCCCTACCTCACAACTGTTCCTGGGCTCCGGGACCATGCCGTGGCGCCGGACCGTCGAGAGCGGAGTCACCATCGCTCTGGGCACCGATGTGGGCGGTGGCGATGAATGGCTGATGACGCGTGTACTGAACGACTGCTTCAAAGTCCATATGTCCGAACCGGCGTCGGCCGCGGTGTCCCTGCATCCCGCCGAGCTGTTGTTCACCGCCACCCTTGCCGGGGCCCGCGCGCTGGACCGCGAGGAAACGTTTGGCAACTTGGACGAAGGCAAGGACGCAGACTTCCTGATCATCGATCCACACCGATGGGAACCGTTAGCCGACACCCTCTTCCGTGGCGTCCGGTCTGACGATGAGCAGTTGGCCACCGAACAGCTGCTGTTCCGGCTGCTGATGGGGCTACGCGAACCGGCCATCAGCTCGGTGCGGGTGCGTGGGCGCGACATCACCGGCTACCTCGACCGCGACTGCTAG
- the pucL gene encoding factor-independent urate hydroxylase has protein sequence MAIVLGGNQYGKAENRVVRIYRDSPRHEIKDLNVGSALRGDFAAAYTDGDQRKVLPTDSQKQTIYAYAKEKGIETIERYGLDLAHHFVDEYEPVTGARIEIDEYAWERVVVDGREHDHSWVRKGQEVRTAEITVDGVGAAQRSWVIGGLKDLVVLKSTGSEFHDFLEDKYTILQPTSDRVMATSLVAKWRFVGTDVDWDETYLGVKRIILERFATVHSLALQQTLYEIGKAILEAYPLIAEVRLSAPNKHHFVYDLSPFGLENPNEVFHADDRPYGLIQAIVTRDDAPEAGPAWDPHLAWLV, from the coding sequence GTGGCAATCGTCCTCGGAGGCAATCAGTACGGCAAGGCCGAGAATCGGGTAGTCAGGATCTATCGCGACAGCCCGCGTCATGAGATCAAGGACCTCAACGTCGGCAGCGCGCTGCGTGGGGATTTCGCCGCGGCCTACACAGACGGCGATCAGCGCAAGGTGCTGCCCACCGACAGTCAGAAGCAGACCATCTATGCCTACGCCAAGGAGAAGGGCATAGAGACCATCGAGCGATACGGCCTGGACTTGGCGCATCACTTTGTGGACGAGTACGAACCGGTGACCGGTGCGCGGATTGAGATCGATGAATATGCCTGGGAGAGAGTCGTTGTCGACGGGCGCGAGCATGACCACAGCTGGGTTCGCAAGGGGCAGGAGGTGCGTACCGCGGAGATCACCGTCGACGGTGTGGGTGCGGCGCAGCGGAGCTGGGTGATCGGTGGTCTCAAAGACCTGGTTGTGCTGAAGTCGACGGGTTCGGAGTTTCACGATTTTCTTGAGGACAAGTACACGATTCTGCAGCCCACCAGTGACCGGGTGATGGCCACCTCGCTGGTGGCCAAATGGCGCTTTGTCGGTACCGATGTCGACTGGGATGAGACGTATCTGGGGGTCAAGCGGATCATTCTGGAGCGCTTCGCCACTGTGCATTCGCTGGCCTTGCAGCAGACGCTGTACGAGATCGGCAAGGCGATCCTGGAGGCGTATCCGCTGATCGCCGAGGTTCGGCTCTCGGCGCCTAACAAGCACCACTTCGTGTATGACCTGTCACCGTTCGGGCTGGAGAACCCCAACGAGGTTTTCCACGCAGACGACCGTCCGTACGGGCTCATCCAGGCCATCGTGACCCGCGACGACGCTCCGGAGGCCGGGCCGGCCTGGGACCCGCATCTGGCCTGGCTGGTCTAG
- the uraH gene encoding hydroxyisourate hydrolase produces the protein MTGLSTHVLDAVSGRPARGVPVTLLDGTGTELANGTTDSDGRIADLTSAVLAAGRYRLVFDTGTWFTDNGIEGFYPEVIISFQADGGGHLHVPLLLSPYAYSTYRGS, from the coding sequence GTGACGGGTTTGAGTACCCATGTGCTGGACGCGGTATCCGGGCGACCGGCGCGGGGCGTGCCCGTGACGCTTCTGGACGGCACGGGCACCGAGCTTGCCAACGGCACAACAGATTCCGATGGCAGGATCGCCGACCTTACTAGTGCGGTGCTGGCCGCTGGGCGGTACCGGTTGGTGTTCGACACCGGCACCTGGTTCACCGACAACGGGATCGAGGGTTTCTACCCGGAAGTGATCATCAGTTTCCAGGCGGACGGTGGTGGGCATCTGCATGTCCCGTTGCTGCTGAGCCCGTACGCCTACTCCACCTATCGCGGCAGCTGA
- the uraD gene encoding 2-oxo-4-hydroxy-4-carboxy-5-ureidoimidazoline decarboxylase yields MRRVDWRGIESFNELSDGQAIHWLYECCASRIWAVRVAAGRPFRDEDALYHRADLILAELTDADVDEALDGHPRIGERADNAASRREQSGVTGADAAVLERLRECNAEYEERFGYVYLVFANGRPAEELLAILQERLKNDPQHERRVMRMELGKINRSRLERMLGPAGRHADEIETEGGL; encoded by the coding sequence ATGCGGCGCGTTGATTGGCGGGGGATCGAGAGTTTCAACGAGCTCAGCGACGGCCAGGCGATCCACTGGCTCTACGAGTGCTGCGCGTCGCGGATATGGGCAGTGCGGGTCGCTGCAGGCCGGCCATTCCGCGATGAGGACGCGCTGTACCACCGGGCAGATCTGATTTTGGCCGAGCTGACCGACGCGGATGTGGACGAGGCGCTCGACGGGCACCCACGGATCGGGGAGCGGGCCGATAATGCGGCGTCGCGCCGCGAGCAGTCGGGAGTCACCGGTGCTGACGCCGCGGTACTGGAGCGTCTGCGGGAATGCAATGCCGAGTATGAGGAGCGGTTCGGCTACGTGTACCTGGTCTTTGCGAATGGTAGGCCTGCCGAGGAGCTACTGGCGATCCTTCAGGAGCGGCTCAAGAACGACCCGCAGCACGAGCGCCGGGTGATGAGAATGGAATTGGGAAAGATCAATCGCAGCCGCCTGGAGCGGATGCTGGGTCCGGCGGGCAGGCATGCCGATGAGATCGAGACGGAAGGTGGATTGTGA